In one Lolium rigidum isolate FL_2022 chromosome 3, APGP_CSIRO_Lrig_0.1, whole genome shotgun sequence genomic region, the following are encoded:
- the LOC124696058 gene encoding lysosomal Pro-X carboxypeptidase-like, whose amino-acid sequence MERRIIVLLSLLLTLLLSCHASAAGGTQARRRHTSPLARHQRVITAEAAATAAATGVPAMVKYETRYYTQRLDHFNAAPASYRTFQQRYLVNATYWGGKTAPIFVYAGNEGNVELFTNNTGFMWELAPSFRAMLVFIEHRYYGHSVPFGSEEAAFRNTSTAGYLTTTQAIADYATLVQSLKSNLSAHAAPVIVFGGSYGGMLAAWMRMKYPHVVIGAIASSAPILSFYGLAEPYAFYDIISNDFKSESQNCHDVLMNSWKELDKALSNEAGRAKLNSTFKMCRASSVDAIPNLLDTAIVYSAMTDYPTESGFLTPLPPYPVKAICRAIDHPSAGKDTFSRINDAMMVYYNYTGHADCLGDAEENDPYGMYDGWDWQACTEMILMSYGIRNGSVLPPEPFNFTEVLDGCRASTGLPPRPYWITTEFGGFDIAHVLKRTASNIVFFNGLRDPWSSGGVLKSISKSVIALVEPKGSHHVDLRFSSKEDPDWLKQVRVKETRIIAHWLRQYYKDEAMGHK is encoded by the exons ATGGAGCGACGCATCATCGTCCTCCTCTCCCTTCTCCTCACCCTACTCCTCTCGTGCCATGCATCCGCAGCCGGCGGCACCCAGGCGAGGCGGCGGCATACGTCGCCGCTGGCGCGTCACCAGCGCGTGATCACCGCGGAGGCAGCGGCGACCGCCGCGGCCACGGGCGTGCCGGCGATGGTGAAGTACGAGACGCGGTACTACACGCAGCGGCTGGACCACTTCAATGCGGCGCCGGCGAGCTACCGCACGTTCCAGCAGAGGTACCTGGTGAACGCCACTTACTGGGGCGGCAAGACGGCGCCGATCTTCGTGTACGCCGGAAACGAGGGCAACGTCGAGCTCTTCACCAACAACACAGGGTTCATGTGGGAGCTCGCGCCCAGCTTCCGGGCCATGCTCGTCTTCATCGAG CATCGGTACTACGGGCACTCGGTGCCTTTCGGTAGCGAGGAGGCGGCCTTCAGGAACACGAGCACGGCGGGGTACCTGACGACGACGCAGGCCATCGCCGACTACGCCACGCTCGTTCAGAGCCTCAAGTCCAACCTCAGCGCCCACGCGGCACCGGTCATCGTCTTTGGCGGATCCTACGGCGGCA TGCTGGCGGCGTGGATGAGGATGAAGTACCCGCACGTGGTCATTGGCGCCATTGCGTCGTCGGCGCCAATTCTCAGCTTCTACGGCCTCGCCGAGCCCTACGCCTTCTACGACATCATCTCTAACGATTTCAAG AGTGAGAGCCAAAATTGCCACGACGTGCTGATGAACTCTTGGAAAGAGCTGGACAAGGCGCTCTCCAATGAGGCAGGTCGGGCGAAGCTCAACAGTACATTCAAGATGTGCCG AGCAAGCAGCGTGGACGCGATACCAAACTTGCTCGACACTGCCATCGTCTACTCCGCCATGACGGACTACCCGACGGAGTCCGGCTTCCTCACTCCCCTTCCTCCTTATCCCGTCAAAGCG ATTTGCCGGGCGATCGACCACCCATCGGCGGGCAAGGACACCTTCTCGAGGATCAACGACGCCATGATGGTCTACTACAACTACACCGGCCATGCAGACTGCCTTGGCGACGCCGAGGAGAACGACCCCTACGGCATGTACGATGGCTGGGACTGGCAGGCATGCACGGAGATGATTCTCATGAGCTACGGCATCCGTAACGGCAGCGTCCTCCCGCCAGAGCCCTTCAACTTCACCGAGGTCCTTgacggctgccgcgcctccaccggaCTGCCGCCACGCCCATACTGGATCACCACCGAGTTCGGCGGATTC GATATTGCACATGTTTTGAAGAGAACTGCTAGCAACATTGTCTTCTTCAACGGGCTGCGGGATCCGTGGAGCAGCGGCGG TGTACTGAAGAGCATCTCCAAAAGCGTCATTGCGCTGGTTGAGCCAAAAG GTTCACATCATGTAGACTTGAGATTCTCCAGCAAGGAAGACCCCGATTGGCTTAAGCAAGTGCGGGTAAAGGAGACGAGAATCATAGCCCATTGGCTCAGACAATACTACAAAGATGAAGCCATGGGCCATAAGTAG